CCGGTCAACGAGCCGATGATCAGGCACTGGTGTGAGGCGATGGGCGACACCAATCCGGCCTACACCGGTCCGGACGGGATCGCGCCACCCACGATGCTCCAAGCCTGGACGATGGGCGGGCTCTCGGGGTACGCGGAGCGCTCGGGGGCCTACGACGAACTCTCCGCGCTGCTCGACAGCGTCGGCTGCACCTCGATCGTCGCGACCGACTGCGAGCAGGAGTACCTGCGTCCGCTGCGTCCTGGCGACCGGATCACCTTCGACTCGGTCATCGAGTCGGTGTCGCCACGCAAGACGACCAAGCTGGGCGCGGGCCATTTCATCACCACGCGCATGGACATCCGGGTGGACGGCGAACCCGTCGGTACGCACCGCTTCCGGGTCCTCAAGTACGCACCGCCCAAAGCCGGCAGTGCATCCCGGCGGCAGAACGAGTCCCATCCGAGCCGCCGCCCCTCGCCCGTGATCAACCGCGACAACGCCGGGTTCTGGGACGGCGTCGAAGAGCACCGGCTGTTGATCCAGCGCTGCGCGGACTGCGCCGAGCTCCGCTTCCCCTGGCTGCCGGGCTGCGGCGGTTGCGGCTCGCCGCGCTGGGAGGCGGTCGAGGCGAGCGGCGGTGGCACCGTCTACTCGTATGTGGTGATGCACCATCCGCCGTTCCCCGCCTTCGATCCTCCGTATGCCGTCGGACTGATCGAGCTGGCGGAAGGCGTCCGGATGGTCGGCAACGTGGTCGGGGTCCCCTGCGACGAGGTCCGGATCGGGATGCGGGTGAGGCTGGACTTCATCAAGGCGGACGAAGCCCAGGAGCTGCCGGTCTTCCGTCCGCTGGTCGACGCGGCCACAGCGGCAGGGGTGGTCTGACATGGACTTCACACCCACCGAGGAGCAGCAGGCGGCCCGTGAGCTGTCCGCGCGGATCTTCGCCGACCGGTCCACCCACGATCGGCCGGCCACGGCGGGGACCGGTACGGACGCGGAGCTGTGGAAGGCGCTGTGCGCCGCGGGGCTGCCCGGGGCCCTGGACGAGATAGGGCTGCTCGGACTCGTACTGATGCTGGAGGAGCAGGGCCGGACCACCGCTCAGGTGCCGTTGGCGGCGAGCTGTGTCTACGGGGTGCTCGCGCTGTCCCGACACGGCACGCCCGAGCAGCGAGCTCGTCTGCTGCCGGCGTTGAGGGCCGGGAGCGCGGTGGCCGTCGGCGCGTTCCCACCGCGCGGAACGGACCGCGCGACCGTGCGCGCCACGGGCGACGGGCGTCTCAGCGGCACGGTGGGCTGGGTGCCCTGGCTGCGGGACGCCACGCATGTGCTCGTCCCGGACGTCGAGCGAGTGCTGTGGCTGGTACGGGCGGCGGAGGCGCGGATCACGGCGGTGGAGACCACGGCGCCCTGGGCCGCGGCCCGGCTCACGCTCGACGGCACCCCGGCGGAGCGCGTCGGGCACGAGGACTCCGATGGCCAGGCCTACCAGGACGTGCTCGGTCTCGCCCGCGTCGCCTTCGCCGGGCTCCAGGCGGGTGTCTGCGCGGGCTCACTCGCCCATGCCGTCGCCTACACGTCGGTACGGGAGCAGTTCGGCCGTCCTCTTGCCACCAAGCAGGCCGTCCAACTCCGTGCGGCGGATGCATACATGGACACCGAGGCGATCCGGGTCACCGTGTACGAGGCGGCCTGGCGGTGCGACGAGGGGCTGACGTACGACGAGCAGGCGCTGATCGCGGGGTGGTGGGCCTCCGAAGCGGGCAAGCGGGTCGTCCACACGGGACAGCATCTGCACGGTGGTATGGGTGCCGACCTCGACCATCCGGTCCATCGGCACTTCCTGTGGGGGCGGCAGCTCGACGCGTATCTGGGCTGCGGAGCCCAACTTCTCGAAGAACTGGGGTTGCTGCTGGCGAACCCGAAGGAGGCGGTCCGATGAGTGGGATACGGAACGGTGCATCGAGTGGGGGGCCGGACGACAGACCTGGCGGTGCGCCGTGCGTGGGCGATGAACTGCCCCCGCTGGCCGTCCCGCTCACCCGCACCCTGATCGTCGCCGGAGCGATCGCGTCCCGCGACTACCAGGATGTGCACCATGACGCCGAACTCGCCAGGGCGAAGGGCTCGCCGGACATCTTCATGAACATCCTGACGACCAACGGGCTCGTCGGAAGGTACGTCACGGACCACTTCGGTCCCACCGCCGTGCTCCGCAAGGTGGCGATCCGGCTCGGAGCCCCCAACTACCCGGGCGACGTGATGACCTTGACCGGCACGATCACCGAGACGGACGTCGGGTCGGGCACGGTTCAGGTGCGGGTTGTCGGTGCGAACGGCATCGGCCGCCACGTCACCGGCGCGGTCACCGTCCAACTGCCCTTGAACCCCGTGGCGGAGGTGGGGTCGTGAGTG
This DNA window, taken from Streptomyces sp. SCSIO 30461, encodes the following:
- a CDS encoding OB-fold domain-containing protein, whose protein sequence is MGTEAVDDVDPIGDEELYERLKTYEGRPTAAPGIGKDPVNEPMIRHWCEAMGDTNPAYTGPDGIAPPTMLQAWTMGGLSGYAERSGAYDELSALLDSVGCTSIVATDCEQEYLRPLRPGDRITFDSVIESVSPRKTTKLGAGHFITTRMDIRVDGEPVGTHRFRVLKYAPPKAGSASRRQNESHPSRRPSPVINRDNAGFWDGVEEHRLLIQRCADCAELRFPWLPGCGGCGSPRWEAVEASGGGTVYSYVVMHHPPFPAFDPPYAVGLIELAEGVRMVGNVVGVPCDEVRIGMRVRLDFIKADEAQELPVFRPLVDAATAAGVV
- a CDS encoding acyl-CoA dehydrogenase family protein encodes the protein MDFTPTEEQQAARELSARIFADRSTHDRPATAGTGTDAELWKALCAAGLPGALDEIGLLGLVLMLEEQGRTTAQVPLAASCVYGVLALSRHGTPEQRARLLPALRAGSAVAVGAFPPRGTDRATVRATGDGRLSGTVGWVPWLRDATHVLVPDVERVLWLVRAAEARITAVETTAPWAAARLTLDGTPAERVGHEDSDGQAYQDVLGLARVAFAGLQAGVCAGSLAHAVAYTSVREQFGRPLATKQAVQLRAADAYMDTEAIRVTVYEAAWRCDEGLTYDEQALIAGWWASEAGKRVVHTGQHLHGGMGADLDHPVHRHFLWGRQLDAYLGCGAQLLEELGLLLANPKEAVR
- a CDS encoding MaoC family dehydratase yields the protein MSGIRNGASSGGPDDRPGGAPCVGDELPPLAVPLTRTLIVAGAIASRDYQDVHHDAELARAKGSPDIFMNILTTNGLVGRYVTDHFGPTAVLRKVAIRLGAPNYPGDVMTLTGTITETDVGSGTVQVRVVGANGIGRHVTGAVTVQLPLNPVAEVGS